One stretch of Amblyraja radiata isolate CabotCenter1 chromosome 9, sAmbRad1.1.pri, whole genome shotgun sequence DNA includes these proteins:
- the ndufaf1 gene encoding complex I intermediate-associated protein 30, mitochondrial: protein MAVWLRVGAGAGALRAGSWSRCYRGPGAGAEAEAGAGAEAAAASGVPAEQRRRWDLRAGVESVQRHWQLLRAEVAAQIRGPGEQELRAESRVLWHFQGAHSLQGWAVSSDRDIGGRSSARLGVADNGSSALLSGRLNTEPPRDGLTRYSGYCTLRSSPPQGPFDLKRFYDLSNFNTLYLRIRGDGRPWMVNISSVMYFTHHKKDLYNYFMFTRGGPYWQDVKIPFSKFFLSSQGRVQDNQHPLWLDKVSTIGFTLGDKVNGPFQLEIDFIAVCNDRAHTEEFAYEKYKRNPEV, encoded by the exons ATGGCGGTGTGGCTGCGGGTTGGAGCCGGGGCTGGGGCGCtgcgggcggggagctggagccgCTGCTACCGGGGGCCCGGGGCTGGAGCTGAGGCtgaggctggggctggggctgaggcTGCAGCAGCATCGGGGGTGCCGGCAGAGCAGCGGAGGCGCTGGGACTTGCGGGCCGGCGTGGAGTCGGTGCAGCGGCACTGGCAGCTGTTGCGGGCCGAGGTGGCGGCGCAGATCCGCGGGCCCGGCGAGCAGGAACTGCGGGCCGAGAGCCGCGTCCTCTGGCACTTCCAGGGGGCGCACAGTCTGCAGGGATGGGCCGTGTCCAGCGACCGCGACATCGGCGGCCGCAGCAGCGCCCGGCTCGGGGTGGCCGACAACGGCAGCTCGGCGCTACTGAGCGGCCGCCTGAACACAGAGCCGCCCCGGGACGGCCTGACCCGCTACAGCGGCTACTGTACCTTGCGCTCCTCGCCGCCCCAG GGGCCCTTTGACTTGAAGAGGTTCTACGACTTGTCGAACTTTAACACACTGTACCTCCGCATCCGCGGTGATGGACGGCCCTGGATGGTGAACATCAGCAGCGTCATGTACTTCACCCACCACAAGAAGGACCTCTACAACTATTTCATGTTCACCAGGGGAGGTCCCTACTGGCAGGATGTGAAG ATTCCGTTCTCCAAGTTCTTTTTGTCCAGTCAAGGACGTGTCCAAGACAATCAGCATCCACTATGGCTGGATAAG GTGAGCACCATTGGATTCACCCTGGGCGATAAAGTGAATGGACCGTTTCAACTGGAAATTGATTTCATTGCAGTGTGCAATGACCGAGCTCACACTGAGGAGTTTGCCTACGAGAAATACAAGAGGAACCCTGAGGTGTAA